In the Maribacter sp. MJ134 genome, one interval contains:
- the proS gene encoding proline--tRNA ligase, giving the protein MGKNLTSRSEDYSKWYNELVVKADLAENSGVRGCMVIKPYGFAIWEKMQAGLDKMFKETGHENAYFPLFIPKSYLSKEASHVEGFAKECAVVTHYRLKNAEDGSGIIVDPDAKLEEELIVRPTSETIIWDTYRKWIQSYRDLPLLINQWANVVRWEMRTRLFLRTAEFLWQEGHTAHATEKEALEEAEQMMHVYADFAENHMAVPVIKGVKTESERFAGAIETYCIEALMQDGKALQAGTSHFLGQNFAKAFDVKFANKEGQKEYVWATSWGVSTRLMGALVMTHSDDNGLVLPPKLAPIQVVIVPIYKGLEQLDEISAKVQPLLKELRKNGITVKYDNRDTHKPGFKFNEYELKGVPVRLAIGKRDMENGTYEVARRDTLEKETVPMEEVVAKIEFLLEDIQKNIYTKAFNYRKEHITLVETYDEFKDVIENKGGFVSAHWDGTSETEELIKNQTKATIRCIPIDAKEEAGTCMVTGKPSTKRVLFAKAY; this is encoded by the coding sequence ATGGGTAAAAATTTAACGAGCAGAAGCGAAGATTATTCTAAATGGTACAACGAACTCGTCGTGAAGGCGGATTTGGCAGAAAACTCTGGCGTAAGAGGCTGTATGGTCATAAAGCCTTATGGCTTTGCCATATGGGAAAAAATGCAAGCAGGTTTGGATAAGATGTTCAAAGAGACGGGTCATGAAAACGCCTATTTCCCTCTTTTTATTCCAAAATCATACCTGAGTAAGGAAGCAAGTCATGTAGAAGGTTTTGCCAAGGAATGTGCCGTAGTAACGCACTACAGATTAAAAAACGCTGAAGACGGAAGCGGTATTATAGTAGATCCCGATGCGAAACTCGAAGAGGAGTTGATCGTAAGGCCTACGTCGGAAACCATCATATGGGATACCTACAGAAAATGGATTCAGTCCTATAGGGATTTACCATTACTAATAAATCAGTGGGCCAATGTAGTGCGTTGGGAGATGCGTACACGTCTTTTTCTTAGAACCGCAGAATTTTTGTGGCAAGAAGGGCATACTGCCCACGCTACGGAAAAAGAAGCATTGGAAGAGGCGGAACAGATGATGCACGTGTATGCCGATTTTGCTGAAAACCATATGGCCGTTCCCGTTATTAAAGGGGTGAAAACGGAAAGTGAACGTTTTGCAGGTGCTATTGAAACGTATTGTATTGAGGCATTAATGCAAGATGGTAAAGCCTTGCAAGCAGGAACTTCCCACTTTTTGGGTCAAAACTTTGCGAAGGCTTTTGATGTGAAATTTGCGAACAAGGAAGGTCAGAAAGAATATGTTTGGGCTACATCTTGGGGAGTTTCAACAAGATTGATGGGGGCTTTAGTGATGACGCATAGTGATGATAATGGCCTAGTGTTACCACCAAAACTTGCGCCAATTCAAGTGGTAATCGTTCCAATATATAAAGGGCTTGAACAGTTGGACGAAATATCCGCAAAAGTACAGCCTTTGTTGAAAGAACTAAGGAAGAATGGGATAACCGTGAAGTATGATAATAGGGATACGCATAAACCTGGTTTTAAATTCAATGAATATGAACTTAAAGGTGTTCCCGTGAGATTGGCCATTGGAAAAAGAGACATGGAGAACGGTACGTATGAGGTGGCTCGGAGAGATACTTTGGAAAAAGAGACCGTGCCTATGGAAGAAGTAGTTGCAAAAATTGAGTTTTTGTTAGAAGACATTCAGAAGAATATCTACACAAAGGCATTCAACTATAGAAAAGAGCACATTACTTTGGTGGAAACTTATGATGAATTCAAAGATGTTATAGAAAATAAGGGTGGTTTTGTCTCGGCACATTGGGACGGAACTTCTGAGACAGAAGAACTGATTAAAAACCAAACAAAGGCTACGATTAGGTGTATTCCTATTGATGCAAAAGAAGAGGCTGGTACCTGCATGGTCACAGGAAAACCTTCTACAAAAAGAGTGCTATTTGCCAAGGCTTATTAA